In Nostoc piscinale CENA21, the genomic stretch GGGAGGAAGAAGGGAAATATCCCAATGTAATTTTAGAGATTCTTTCGGAATCAACGGCGAAAACAGATAAAGATTTAAAGAAAAAACTCTACCAAGATACTTTTCGCACACCTGATTATTTTTGGTTCGACCCAGAAACTCAAGAATTTGCCGGATTTCATTTAGTTGATGGTCAATACCAAGTTCTAGAACCCAATGCACAAGGACATTTGTGGAGTCAGCAGTTAGGTTTATACTTGGGGATTCATGAAGGACTATTGCGATTTTTTACACCAGTAGGGCTATTAGTTCCAACACCAGAAGAAGCCGCAGAATTTGAATGTCAGCAAAAAGAACTAGCGCAAGCACGAGCCGAAAAGTTAGCAGCGAAACTACGGGAATTAAATATCGACCCAGAGACGATTGATTAATAGGTGATAGGTTACAGGTTACAGGTTACAGGTGATAGTAAAGGTTACTGAGTGAAGTCGAAGTACACCCTCATATCCTTACACCCTTAATTTTGATTATTATGCGAACGATCGCCGAAATTAATGAAAAAATCAGCCGCCAGCGTGCAGTAGTTTTAACAGTTGAAGAAGTCAAAGCACGAGTCGCAGAAGTTGGTGTCAGCAAAGTTGCTAAAGAAGTTGATGTGATTACGACCGGCACATTTGAGCCAATGGAGTCTAGCGGTGCAATTCTTAATCTCGGACACACTGACCCCCCGATTAAAATTCGTCGTTGTTGGATAGATGGCGTACCAGCATATACAGGTTTTGGGGCGGTAGATTTATACTTGGGTGCTAGTTGTGCTGTTGATACAATGGACGGTGAAGAAATCCGCGAACGTGGCGGTGGTCATGTGATTGAAGATTTAATTGCCGGGAAACAAGTACAAGTTAGGGCGCAAGGGCAAGTCACAGATTGTTATCCACGGGCAACTTTTGAAACTACGATCACCCGTGATACTATCAATCAATTTTATTTATTCAATCCGCGTAACCTTTATCAAAATTTTATCGTGGGTGTGAATGGTGGCGATCGCCCACTGTTTACTTATCTCGGCCCTTTACAACCCCATCTCGGTAACGCTGTCTACTCTAACCCTGGGGCAATTTCGCCTTTATTCAACGACCCCGATTTGCAACTCATTGGTATTGGGACACGGATTTTCTTAGGTGGCGGCATCGGCTATATCGCTTGGGAAGGAACGCAACACTTCCCTTTACAAAAGCGGTTAGCTAATCGTACACCAATTGGCCCGGCTGCTACCTTAGCCTTAATTGGTGATGCTAAACAAATGTCAGCCCGTTGGGTGCGTGGTTGTTACTTTAAAAGTTATGGCCCTTCGTTGATGTTGGGTGTGGGGATACCATTCCCCGTATTAAATGAAACTGTCGTTGAACACTGTGCAGTACAAGATAAAGATTTAGTCGCGCCCATCGTCGATTTTTCCATTCCCCGGCGCGTGCGTCCGACCTTTGGGTTGGTGAGTTACGCCCAACTGAAATCCGGGCGACTCACCATCGAAAATAAAACCGTGCGTGCTGCACCTTTAGCTAGTATGTCCTTATCTCGGCAAGTCGCCGCCGAATTAAAACAATGGATTGCAGCCGGCACTTTTACTCTTACAGAACCAGTCACCCCCATTCCAATGGAGCGATCGTTTTTACCCCAAGACCGTTGGACAGATTTTTAGGAAGGCAAAAGGCAAAAGGCAGAAGGCAAAAGTAAAAAAGCAAAAGGCAAAAGAAAAGAATTAGCTCTTTACTTTTACCTTTTTACTTTTAACTTTTAACTTTTTCCTTACTCTTGTGGTGGCTTTTGTTTTTTAATTGGCTTAGGAACTGGGGCAGAAGATTTCGGCAGAGGCTTGGATACTGCTGAGGTTTCGCCGCCGCCGATCTTTTTGACTGGGCGTGGGCTGGAACTGTCTCCAGAGCTACGTCTGGGCGGGAATGGTCGTCGACCACCGCCACCACCACCACGGAAACCACCAGGGCCACCTCTTTGGGGTGGTTTGCGTTTTTTGGGTAAATCCGCGATCGCTTCTGCTGTTTCTATGGCTAATAAATCACCATCTCGTTTGACTTGGAAATCCCAAAACTTGCCCACAGCTTTAGTCGCTAGGACACCTTTGAGTTTTAATTTAAAGTATTTTGCTTTTTCATCTTGTTTGCGAGCAGCCTGCTTAATTTTGACAACTAAATTTTTGTCATCAAAAGATTGGTAAACTACTTCGCCACGCACAGAAAAACCGCCATCGGGAATATCTGATGAAGGTTTAATGTCGCTTTTATCAGTTACAGCAGCATCGGCTTGAGGCAATTCATCATCAGCCGAATCTTGTGCTTGCTGTTTGGCTAAATTTTCGGGTTCCCATACACCCACAATTTGCAGATGTAAGGCATCAGTCTCTTGCTTAGTACGAGGATAAACTACCCAGAGATGATTTTTTTCTAAATCAAGGTGATTCTTGACTAAGCTCATAATTCGACCAAGCAGAACAGCTTGGATTTCCACACCATCCGCAGTCAGGAGCGTTCCTTGAGTAAACTGTTCACTGCTTGCAATGTAGCGACCCCGGACTAACCCGATCGCTCTGTACTGCATTGGTTCGCTGGGTGGTGGAATTGGTTGCTGTCGATTGACTAAATGAGCATCGTTGGCAATCTCACTAGGGTCAGTAGGCGAATTTTCCGATTCAGAAACAGTAGCTACTACTGTTGTGACATCAAGAGCCGTATCTGTTTCGGTTTCAGGTTGATTGGACTCAGGCAAATTAGAAGATTCAGGCGAAGGCATCAGGTCGGAATTCATAAAAACTCCTTGCGGCGGAGACACATCCCATTGTGGGATTTTACTAAAGCAACTGGAAAGCGCGTTTGTGCGGCTGATGAAAGTATATTGTGTTCCACCAAGACACGCGACAACGCCCAATACAATCCTAAAAACGCTAAATTTACATTTATACTCTAAATGTTTAATCTAGCGTCTAGACACTAGTTTCGGAAGCATATCATAGGTAAAACTCTGACGGCTCCCCCTAAAGTCATCAATTACTTTAGCAGCGTAAATAGTTATTTGTTATAAAATTCACAGACAATTGGCGGTATTCCGCAAAGTTTTGGAAATTTTCACTTTCCAATTTGTGTCAATGATAATGTCATTAAAGTTCTGGAGAATTATAAAACTGTGTCTGAAGCGCGTAATCGTTGGATAGTCCGGGTCATCTTGGCATTAGCAGTTCTCATGTTTGTGGGTGTATCTATAGTTCCTATTATTGGCGCATTCAATAGCCCGACATCGACAAACCAGAATGCTGCAAATCCTACAGGTAACTTAGCTTCCTCTGACCAAAAAACCAAATTACAAGACGAAGTACGGGGTTATGAACTAGTTTTACAACGGGAACCTGAAAATCAAACTGCCCTGAAAGGTTTATTACAAGCACGTCTACAACTTTTAAGCCTGAATCAAGGTGATGTTCAAGGAGTAATTGCCCCTTTAGAAAAACTAGCTAAACTCAACCCTGAAAGATCAGAATATGGAGTCCTCCTCGCCCAAGCCAAGCAGCAAATTGGCGATAAAGAAGGAGCCGCCCAAGCATATCGCACAATTCTGGATACTAAACCCGGCGATTTGAAAGCTTTACAAGGTATGGTAGCACTGCTCGTAGACCAAAAACGCCCAGAAGCTGCGATCGGTCTATTACAAGAAACTTTAAATAATGCTACCCAAGCTAACACCATCCAGCCGGGAAGCGTGAATGTAGTTGCTGTGCAGGTGCTACTAGGAAATGTCTATGCAGCCCAAAAACGCTTTCCGCAAGCGATGAATGTCTATGACCAAGCGATTAAAAAAGATCCCAAGGATTTTCGCCCCGTCTTGGCTAAAGCCATGCTGTTAAAGGAACAAGGCAAAACAACCGAAGCTAAACCTTTGTTTAGTAATGCAGCCAGTTTAGCGCCTGCTCAATACCGAGACGAAATTAACAAAGCCGCAACCGCTTCCCCAACTTCTGCGCCTGCTGCATCTGCCGCACCTGCAAGTACTCCCAAGCCATAAGAAATTAGGTGGTTTAAGATAACTGTAAAAAATAAATTTTTGGGGGGTTTCTGTCACACGGAACCCCTAATAAATGCCAAAATTTCCCCGCGCTTGTTAATTCAACGCTATCAAGTGCGATTAATTATTTTTTCTCCAGATGACGAGGCGATTATCAAATGGCAAAAGTAGAACAATATCGGCAACTTATTCAAGAACTTTTACAAGCTTATAGCGAAATTAAATCTAGTAATGAAGAAGTGGACGCTGAGGTTATTTTTGATCAAGAACATGATCGCTATCAATTAGTTCATGTCGGCTGGTCAAACAAACGGCGTGTATATGGTTGTGTTTTACATTTAGATATTAAAAACGAAAAAATCTGGATTCAGCATGACGGTACTGAAGGCGGGATGGCTTATGAACTGACTAGCCGAGGTGTACCTAAACAAGATATTGTCTTGGCTTTTCATTCTCCTTTTAAACGACAATTCACCGAGTTTGCAGTCGGCTAGTACAACAAGGCAAAAGTAAAAGGGCAAAAGGAAAAAGAAAGAATAACGATACCACAAGCCTTTTAGCAATTTTTTATGCTCTGTTTATTTACGCCGACCTGTACTATTACCCTTTTGAATTTTGAAAGAGCTTATTGATAAGCTTTTCTGCACTCCATTTGTAGATAATTATTTTTCAAATTGGTATTACAAATGACCCAGGACAAATGACAACCTTAATTTACACTTCCTAAATTGCTGAAGATTTCAATTAAATTACCATCGGGGTCACGAAAATGAGCGGTGCGGAGTCCCCACGCTGGGCGGTCTAAAGGTTGGGTGACAATTACAACATTGCGTTCTTTGAGTTTTTCGTACACGTCATCAACATTGTCAACGGCGAAAATCAAAGCCATTTTATTGTGACAGTCTGAAGCGGAAGGTAAATAAGCACTGGGAATTGCTTCCGCCATGAAATCTTTTCTAAATAAGGCTAATTTGAGGCTATCTCCGGTGTGTAACTCAGCATAGCCACTATTTTCATCGCCCCAATCAATCCAAAAGCCTAATACGTCACGGTAGAAGAAGAAACAATCTTTGTAGTTGTTTACTAACAGCCTGATATGTGTTAATTGAAGCATGATAAATAAAATATCTATTAGTGAATATACTAACTGTGAATTCTTGGCTCTGGATGCAAGTTTACCAGGATATCGCTTTCAATAATTGCTAACTCATCAAGTCTTTGCTGAACGATTTCGCGCTCAAAGTAAGTATCTGCTAAAACCCAGTATGTACCAAAATGTCTGGCTTCTGATGCCATTAAGCTTTTATAAAATTTAGCTAATTCTGGTTCTGGACAATGTGTGGCTAACAGTCCTAGTCTTTCGTGGCTGCGGGCTTCTATTAAGCCGGTGACGAGTAAAGAATCTAAAAAACGGTCTGGTTCGTTGGGACGGACTGCGGCTTTCAAACCTGCACCATAGGGAGGCGGTGATAAGGGTGCAAGGGGGATGTTGCGACGTTCTAGCCACTGGTTGACGAGTTCAAAGTGTTCTAATTCTTCACGAGCGATCGCAGTTAATTCCCTGACCATTTTAGTATTAGAAGGATAGCGAAACATAAAATTTAACGCCACTCCGGCGGCTTTGCGTTCGCAGTGGGAATGGTCAAGCAAAATAATATCTAAATTTGCGATCGCTTGTTCTATCCAAGCATCAGAGGTGGGTTGCTTGAGGGTGTTGATAGTCGGTAATCCAGAAGTAAGCACAGGCTAAAACAATAAAAATGGCAATCCTGCTGAGTATCCCAGCAACTCGATTGTAATAGTGAATGGGGTGAATTAGGGTGTGCGATCGCTGAAGAGGCTGGGTATAAAGGTGCGGGGGTGTAATACCAATTCACAATTCGCAATTCGCAATTCGCAATTGATAAATCCTGACTTGACAGGGGTTTCTGGGTTTGGATCTGTATCAGAATTTTAGTGAAATGGTGTAAGGGTGTAGGGGTTGATTTAAGTTAATTCTTTATTACTATTTTGTTATTCAAAACCTATGCTTATCAAAGAGGTAGGCGAAGAATAACAGATTTCTATTGAATGTTGGCAAAATTTTAAGTAAATCACCAAAGCATAGTAATTTTCCTATGTTGTTACAGAAACATTGTGGTTGAAGTTTATCAATCCTACTTTCTTAGGAGAAATTATATATATGCTTTGGTGCTTTTGTAGCGGATATTTCCGCCATAAGGGTAAAAGTAAAGGGCTTTTAAAGAATATAATAGCCATTCAGAAATTACTGTATCAGCCCGCACAGTTTTTGAGATTACTGACTAAATTTTGTCTAACGATCCCCATGTCAACAAAACTGTATAATTTCGCCAAGTTTGCCTGATTAATTATCATTAATTTTCTGTATCGATTCATAACTAAATACAAAATTTTACCAAGCAATTGGTTGGCGATCGCGGAAAAATCCTCCAGTAGCACCATCATCTGGAAGGGTTGCCAGCCATACGATTGTGTCAACTCCTTGTTCTGGTGTACGTGGTGCATTTGCGCCACCCATATCAGTTTTTACCCAACCAGGACACACAGAATTAACTAATATATTTGTGCCAGTTAATTCACTAGCAAAAATTCGGGTGACGGCATTTAAAGCTGTTTTAGAAATGCGGTATCCAGGAGAACCTCCTTCCATATCTGTTAACTGTCCCATCCCTGAAGAAACATTTACTATTCGCCCATAATTATGGTCTTTCATTAAGGGAATTAATGCTTGAGTAACACGCACTACACCAAAAACATTTGTATCAATTGTTGTCTGCAA encodes the following:
- a CDS encoding XisI protein, with translation MAKVEQYRQLIQELLQAYSEIKSSNEEVDAEVIFDQEHDRYQLVHVGWSNKRRVYGCVLHLDIKNEKIWIQHDGTEGGMAYELTSRGVPKQDIVLAFHSPFKRQFTEFAVG
- a CDS encoding Uma2 family endonuclease, with product MSLAKELETPQATSEDVIVPPGDLYSDEPPLETELHLRQIILLFKCLEWLWRDRNDFYAAGNLTIYYSWNKRKDEHFRGPDFFVVLDTERRTRKSWVVWEEEGKYPNVILEILSESTAKTDKDLKKKLYQDTFRTPDYFWFDPETQEFAGFHLVDGQYQVLEPNAQGHLWSQQLGLYLGIHEGLLRFFTPVGLLVPTPEEAAEFECQQKELAQARAEKLAAKLRELNIDPETID
- a CDS encoding homocysteine biosynthesis protein, with translation MRTIAEINEKISRQRAVVLTVEEVKARVAEVGVSKVAKEVDVITTGTFEPMESSGAILNLGHTDPPIKIRRCWIDGVPAYTGFGAVDLYLGASCAVDTMDGEEIRERGGGHVIEDLIAGKQVQVRAQGQVTDCYPRATFETTITRDTINQFYLFNPRNLYQNFIVGVNGGDRPLFTYLGPLQPHLGNAVYSNPGAISPLFNDPDLQLIGIGTRIFLGGGIGYIAWEGTQHFPLQKRLANRTPIGPAATLALIGDAKQMSARWVRGCYFKSYGPSLMLGVGIPFPVLNETVVEHCAVQDKDLVAPIVDFSIPRRVRPTFGLVSYAQLKSGRLTIENKTVRAAPLASMSLSRQVAAELKQWIAAGTFTLTEPVTPIPMERSFLPQDRWTDF
- a CDS encoding VOC family protein, which gives rise to MMLQLTHIRLLVNNYKDCFFFYRDVLGFWIDWGDENSGYAELHTGDSLKLALFRKDFMAEAIPSAYLPSASDCHNKMALIFAVDNVDDVYEKLKERNVVIVTQPLDRPAWGLRTAHFRDPDGNLIEIFSNLGSVN
- a CDS encoding tRNA-(ms[2]io[6]A)-hydroxylase; protein product: MLTSGLPTINTLKQPTSDAWIEQAIANLDIILLDHSHCERKAAGVALNFMFRYPSNTKMVRELTAIAREELEHFELVNQWLERRNIPLAPLSPPPYGAGLKAAVRPNEPDRFLDSLLVTGLIEARSHERLGLLATHCPEPELAKFYKSLMASEARHFGTYWVLADTYFEREIVQQRLDELAIIESDILVNLHPEPRIHS
- a CDS encoding tetratricopeptide repeat protein: MSEARNRWIVRVILALAVLMFVGVSIVPIIGAFNSPTSTNQNAANPTGNLASSDQKTKLQDEVRGYELVLQREPENQTALKGLLQARLQLLSLNQGDVQGVIAPLEKLAKLNPERSEYGVLLAQAKQQIGDKEGAAQAYRTILDTKPGDLKALQGMVALLVDQKRPEAAIGLLQETLNNATQANTIQPGSVNVVAVQVLLGNVYAAQKRFPQAMNVYDQAIKKDPKDFRPVLAKAMLLKEQGKTTEAKPLFSNAASLAPAQYRDEINKAATASPTSAPAASAAPASTPKP